In the Hordeum vulgare subsp. vulgare chromosome 7H, MorexV3_pseudomolecules_assembly, whole genome shotgun sequence genome, one interval contains:
- the LOC123409951 gene encoding uncharacterized exonuclease domain-containing protein At3g15140 isoform X1 has translation MALARVSSSSLLLLLPSSTTTSSLLHSFLRPFSTSSVSTRRLSHPRSLPIDASISQASPLPPTAREEGEVAGAPRPTSRRPWKPTCLYYTQGKCTMMDDALHVEKFNHNLSMDLPVNASAADKVKPQKLDYFLVLDLEGKVEILEFPVVMIDAHSMEFIDSFHRFVRPTGMSEQRIKEYIEGKYGKFGVDRVWHDTAIPFEEVLQEFEDWIGGHKLWKQKQGESLNSSAFVTCGNWDLKTKVPEQCKVSKIKLPSYFMEWINLKDIYLNFYNRRATGMMTMMRELQIPIVGSHHLGMDDTKNITRVVQRMLADGAVIQITTRRQPDTNDVKFLFKNRIR, from the exons ATGGCGCTCGCTAGGGTTTCGTCttcttccctcctcctcctcctcccctcctccaccaccacctcctccctgcTCCATTCCTTCCTGCGCCCCTTCTCTACCTCCTCTGTGTCGACTCGTCGCCTCTCTCACCCAAGAAGCCTCCCCATCGATGCCAGTATTTCCCAagcttctcctctccctcctactgcgagggaggagggggaggtggcgGGAGCCCCGAGGCCCACCTCCAGGCGGCCGTGGAAGCCCACGTGCTTGTACTACACCCAGGGAAAATGCACCATG ATGGATGATGCTTTGCATGTTGAAAAATTCAATCATAATTTGTCGATGGATCTACCAGTGAATGCTTCAGCTGCAGATAAAGTGAAGCCTCAGAAACTGGATTATTTTTTAGTTCTTGATTTGGAGGGAAAGGTTGAAATTCTTGAATTTCCGGTTGTAATGATTGATGCCCATAGCATGGAGTTCATCGATTCATTTCACAG ATTTGTACGCCCAACTGGAATGAGTGAGCAACGAATAAAAGAATATATAGAGGGGAAATATGGAAAATTTGGAGTTGACCG TGTATGGCATGACACTGCTATCCCTTTCGAGGAAGTTCTTCAAGAGTTTGAAGACTGGATTGGAGGTCACAAATTGTGGAAACAGAAACAAGGAGAATCCCTCAACAGTTCTGCATTTGTTACATG TGGTAATTGGGATTTGAAGACGAAGGTTCCTGAGCAGTGTAAGGTTTCAAAAATAAAATTGCCATCTTACTTTATGGAGTGGATCAATTTGAAGGATATCTACCTCAACTTCTACAATAGAAGA GCAACTggaatgatgacaatgatgagggAGCTTCAAATCCCAATTGTTGGAAGCCACCATCTCGGCATGGATGACACGAAAAACATTACAAGAGTTGTTCAGCGCATGCTTGCTGATGGTGCTGTGATACAAATCACCACAAGGAGGCAGCCGGATACGAACGACGTGAAATTCCTTTTCAAGAACAGAATCAGGTAA
- the LOC123409951 gene encoding uncharacterized exonuclease domain-containing protein At3g15140 isoform X2 translates to MMDDALHVEKFNHNLSMDLPVNASAADKVKPQKLDYFLVLDLEGKVEILEFPVVMIDAHSMEFIDSFHRFVRPTGMSEQRIKEYIEGKYGKFGVDRVWHDTAIPFEEVLQEFEDWIGGHKLWKQKQGESLNSSAFVTCGNWDLKTKVPEQCKVSKIKLPSYFMEWINLKDIYLNFYNRRATGMMTMMRELQIPIVGSHHLGMDDTKNITRVVQRMLADGAVIQITTRRQPDTNDVKFLFKNRIR, encoded by the exons ATG ATGGATGATGCTTTGCATGTTGAAAAATTCAATCATAATTTGTCGATGGATCTACCAGTGAATGCTTCAGCTGCAGATAAAGTGAAGCCTCAGAAACTGGATTATTTTTTAGTTCTTGATTTGGAGGGAAAGGTTGAAATTCTTGAATTTCCGGTTGTAATGATTGATGCCCATAGCATGGAGTTCATCGATTCATTTCACAG ATTTGTACGCCCAACTGGAATGAGTGAGCAACGAATAAAAGAATATATAGAGGGGAAATATGGAAAATTTGGAGTTGACCG TGTATGGCATGACACTGCTATCCCTTTCGAGGAAGTTCTTCAAGAGTTTGAAGACTGGATTGGAGGTCACAAATTGTGGAAACAGAAACAAGGAGAATCCCTCAACAGTTCTGCATTTGTTACATG TGGTAATTGGGATTTGAAGACGAAGGTTCCTGAGCAGTGTAAGGTTTCAAAAATAAAATTGCCATCTTACTTTATGGAGTGGATCAATTTGAAGGATATCTACCTCAACTTCTACAATAGAAGA GCAACTggaatgatgacaatgatgagggAGCTTCAAATCCCAATTGTTGGAAGCCACCATCTCGGCATGGATGACACGAAAAACATTACAAGAGTTGTTCAGCGCATGCTTGCTGATGGTGCTGTGATACAAATCACCACAAGGAGGCAGCCGGATACGAACGACGTGAAATTCCTTTTCAAGAACAGAATCAGGTAA
- the LOC123409951 gene encoding uncharacterized exonuclease domain-containing protein At3g15140 isoform X3 has translation MDDALHVEKFNHNLSMDLPVNASAADKVKPQKLDYFLVLDLEGKVEILEFPVVMIDAHSMEFIDSFHRFVRPTGMSEQRIKEYIEGKYGKFGVDRVWHDTAIPFEEVLQEFEDWIGGHKLWKQKQGESLNSSAFVTCGNWDLKTKVPEQCKVSKIKLPSYFMEWINLKDIYLNFYNRRATGMMTMMRELQIPIVGSHHLGMDDTKNITRVVQRMLADGAVIQITTRRQPDTNDVKFLFKNRIR, from the exons ATGGATGATGCTTTGCATGTTGAAAAATTCAATCATAATTTGTCGATGGATCTACCAGTGAATGCTTCAGCTGCAGATAAAGTGAAGCCTCAGAAACTGGATTATTTTTTAGTTCTTGATTTGGAGGGAAAGGTTGAAATTCTTGAATTTCCGGTTGTAATGATTGATGCCCATAGCATGGAGTTCATCGATTCATTTCACAG ATTTGTACGCCCAACTGGAATGAGTGAGCAACGAATAAAAGAATATATAGAGGGGAAATATGGAAAATTTGGAGTTGACCG TGTATGGCATGACACTGCTATCCCTTTCGAGGAAGTTCTTCAAGAGTTTGAAGACTGGATTGGAGGTCACAAATTGTGGAAACAGAAACAAGGAGAATCCCTCAACAGTTCTGCATTTGTTACATG TGGTAATTGGGATTTGAAGACGAAGGTTCCTGAGCAGTGTAAGGTTTCAAAAATAAAATTGCCATCTTACTTTATGGAGTGGATCAATTTGAAGGATATCTACCTCAACTTCTACAATAGAAGA GCAACTggaatgatgacaatgatgagggAGCTTCAAATCCCAATTGTTGGAAGCCACCATCTCGGCATGGATGACACGAAAAACATTACAAGAGTTGTTCAGCGCATGCTTGCTGATGGTGCTGTGATACAAATCACCACAAGGAGGCAGCCGGATACGAACGACGTGAAATTCCTTTTCAAGAACAGAATCAGGTAA